One genomic window of Zonotrichia leucophrys gambelii isolate GWCS_2022_RI unplaced genomic scaffold, RI_Zleu_2.0 Scaffold_151_111563, whole genome shotgun sequence includes the following:
- the LOC135461019 gene encoding serine/threonine-protein kinase pim-1-like gives MEIIKSTLSPDTAFARPSRRGLASARLWLYWRWRCWAGISAWGGGGIAALCLRLARARPRPPPRPRPRPRPRPRLLPGPAEHTRGAAAPAASAAASPARAPPLGSAAAGPEPPVPRSRERTPGHGRPGAGEGRSGAVAGPGPSADSRVPPAGTAQEALQERYRLGSLLGRGGFGRVFAATRLSDGAPVAIKRVPRNRVRHWGELPDGTSAPLEIVLLAKVSTGFPGVVQLLEWLELPNCIVMVLERPEQCQDLQRFIGARRFLPEEEARELFRQVLEAVRHCTSCGVLHRDIKPENILVDLDTGQTKLIDFGCGTYLQDTVYTHFAGTLSYSPPEWNDFGWYHGEAATIWSLGILLHQMVCGEHPFRRGRNLSWGQLLLPQGALSSFCFLSPECKDLIWWCLSVNSLDRPTLEDLFCVPWMQDIPLP, from the exons atggagatcatcaagtccaccCTGAGCCCTGACACCGcctt TGCCCGGCCGTCCCGCCGCGGTCTCGCCTCCGCCCGGCTCTGGCTGTACTGGCGGTGGCGCTGCTGGGCGGGCATCAGTGCCTGGGGCGGGGGCGGCATCGCCGCCCTTTGCCTCCGCCTGgcccgagcccggccccggcccccgccccggccccggccccggccccggccccggccccggctcctccCGGGGCCCGCGGAGCACACACGcggcgcggccgctcccgccgcctccgcTGCGGCTTCCCCGGCCCGAGCTCCGCCGCtcggcagcgcggccgccggCCCCGAGCCTCCCGTGCCGCGTTCCCGGGAGCGAACGCCTGGGCAtggccggcccggggcgggtGAGGGGCGCTCGGGGGCCGTTGCTGGCCCCGGGCCGAGCGCTGACAGCCGCGTCCCGCCCGCAGGGACGGCGcaggaggccctgcaggagcgGTACCGGCTGGGATCGCTGCTGGGGCGCGGCGGCTTCGGCAGAGTCTTCGCGGCCACGCGGCTCTCGGACGGCGCCCCG GTGGCCATCAAAAGGGTGCCACGGAACCGCGTCCGGCACTGGGGCGAGCTG CCCGACGGCACCAGCGCGCCCCTGGAGATcgtgctgctggccaaggtgTCCACTGGCTTCCCCGGTGTGGTCCAGCTGCTGGAGTGGCTCGAGCTCCCCAACTGCATCGTGATGGTGCTGGAGCGGCCAGAGCAGTGTCAGGACCTGCAGCGTTTCATTGGGGCACGGCGGTTCCTGCCCGAGGAGGAGGCGCGGGAGCTGTTCCGCCAGGTGCTGGAGGCCGTGCGGCACTGCACCAGCTGCGGGGTCCTGCACAGGGACATCAAGCCAGAGAACATCCTGGTTGACCTGGACACCGGGCAGACCAAACTAATTGACTTTGGCTGTGGCACCTACCTGCAGGACACAGTCTACACTCACTTTGCAG GAACACTGTCCTACAGCCCCCCGGAATGGAACGACTTTGGCTGGTACCATGGCGAGGCAGCAACAATCTGGTCCCTGGGCATCCTGCTGCACCAGATGGTCTGCGGGGAGCACCCTTTCAGGAGGGGCCGGAACCTCAGCTGgggccagctcctgctgccacaagGGGCTCTCTCAAG tttctgctttctctccccaGAGTGCAAAGACCTGATCTGGTGGTGTTTATCCGTGAACTCCTTGGACAGACCCACACTGGAAGACCTGTTCTGTGTTCCTTGGATGCAGGATATTCCTCTGCCATAG